A single window of Cellulomonas sp. NTE-D12 DNA harbors:
- a CDS encoding SURF1 family protein: MGTDVPAPSGGAARWFRAAVTPRMLGMLALLLLAAAVCARLGVWQLDRAQVRGAAAEQRHQAELTTAAPVPLDQVIAPQQPFTGGMVGRKVQVSGTYDPAGQLQVTGRVVGGRHGSLVLTPLHVSTPQGAAVLAVVRGFVPDGAPLPAAPGGAVSVVGYLQAGEAPGAGVSDGRTEAISPAELVGVWGGPTWTGYVVLASSDPAQGDPPTVLPPPTRRGTGLNLQNLSYAAQWWIFAGFALLLWWRMVRDEARGNPFD, translated from the coding sequence GTGGGGACCGACGTCCCGGCACCGTCCGGCGGGGCGGCGCGCTGGTTCCGGGCTGCGGTGACGCCGCGGATGCTCGGGATGCTCGCTCTGCTGCTCCTGGCGGCGGCGGTGTGCGCCCGGCTCGGGGTCTGGCAGCTGGACCGGGCACAGGTCCGCGGGGCCGCAGCCGAGCAGCGGCACCAGGCGGAGCTGACCACGGCGGCACCCGTCCCGCTCGACCAGGTGATCGCACCGCAGCAGCCGTTCACGGGCGGCATGGTCGGGCGGAAGGTGCAGGTCTCGGGCACCTACGACCCGGCGGGGCAGCTGCAGGTGACGGGACGCGTGGTCGGTGGCCGGCACGGGTCGCTGGTGCTCACACCGCTGCACGTCAGCACCCCGCAGGGCGCCGCCGTGCTCGCCGTCGTCCGGGGGTTCGTGCCCGACGGTGCGCCCCTGCCCGCGGCACCCGGCGGCGCCGTCTCCGTGGTCGGGTACCTGCAGGCGGGCGAGGCTCCCGGGGCGGGGGTGTCCGACGGGCGCACCGAGGCGATCAGCCCGGCCGAGCTCGTCGGGGTGTGGGGCGGACCCACGTGGACCGGGTACGTGGTGCTCGCCTCGTCCGACCCGGCGCAGGGCGACCCGCCGACGGTGCTGCCGCCGCCGACCAGGCGCGGCACCGGGCTGAACCTGCAGAACCTGTCCTACGCCGCGCAGTGGTGGATCTTCGCCGGGTTCGCGCTGCTGCTGTGGTGGCGCATGGTGCGGGACGAGGCGCGCGGCAACCCGTTCGACTAG
- a CDS encoding phosphoketolase family protein — protein sequence MSTTTEKPAAWRRGAGAQIEASTLERIDQWWRAANYLSVGQIYLLNNPLLREPLSRDDVKPRLLGHWGTTPGLNFLYAHLNRAIAERSQSTIYVTGPGHGGPGLVASAYLDGTYSEIYTNITEDEDGLRKLFRQFSFPGGIPSHVAPETPGSIHEGGELGYALSHAYGAAFDNPDLLVAAVVGDGEAETGPLATSWHSNKFVNPAQDGVVLPILHLNGYKIANPTVLARISDDELHDLMVGYGHHPYVFTGGYDADESMVDVHRRFAVLLDEVLDEIADIKARAAAGDTSRPMWPMIVFRTPKGWTGPAEIDGKKTTGSWRAHQVPLASARDTPEHLQVLEEWLKSYRAEELFDATGRLEANIRALAPKGDLRMSANPNANGGVLLKDLRLPDFRDFAVDVPHPAGSFSEAPRVLGDYLTEVIRRNPDNFRIFGPDETASNRLQSVFGVTDKQWNAEYISPDVDEHMARAGRVMEMLSEHQCQGWLEGYLLTGRHGLFTSYEAFIHIVDSMFNQHAKWLKVTNDIPWRRPIASLNYLLSSHVWRQDHNGFSHQDPGFIDHVVNKKAEVVRVYLPPDANTLLSTYDHCLKSRQYVNVVVSGKQPAPNFLTMQEAIEHTTRGLGIWEWAGTEVAGEEPDVVLACAGDVPTLEVLAAADILRRELPVLKVRVVNVVDLMRLQDEREHPHGMSDRDFDTLFTADRPVVFAYHGYPWLIHRLTYRRNGHANIHVRGYKEEGTTTTPFDMVMLNDLDRYHLVIDVIDQVHWLRASQAGLRQRMVDARLRARQYTREHGEDIPEVRDWVWPDAGDAAAEGEVAATLSTGGDNE from the coding sequence ATGAGCACGACGACGGAGAAGCCTGCGGCCTGGCGCCGCGGGGCGGGCGCCCAGATCGAGGCATCGACCCTCGAGCGCATCGACCAGTGGTGGCGTGCGGCCAACTACCTGTCGGTCGGCCAGATCTACCTGCTGAACAACCCGCTGCTGCGCGAGCCGCTCAGCCGGGACGACGTCAAGCCGCGCCTGCTGGGCCACTGGGGCACCACGCCGGGCCTGAACTTCCTGTACGCGCACCTGAACCGCGCCATCGCGGAGCGCTCGCAGTCGACGATCTACGTCACCGGCCCGGGCCACGGGGGCCCCGGCCTCGTCGCGAGCGCGTACCTGGACGGCACGTACTCGGAGATCTACACGAACATCACCGAGGACGAGGACGGGCTGCGCAAGCTGTTCCGCCAGTTCTCCTTCCCGGGCGGCATCCCGTCGCACGTCGCCCCGGAGACGCCGGGCTCGATCCACGAGGGCGGCGAGCTCGGCTACGCGCTGTCCCACGCGTACGGCGCGGCGTTCGACAACCCGGACCTGCTGGTCGCCGCGGTCGTCGGCGACGGCGAGGCGGAGACCGGCCCGCTGGCCACCAGCTGGCACTCGAACAAGTTCGTCAACCCGGCGCAGGACGGCGTCGTGCTGCCGATCCTGCACCTCAACGGGTACAAGATCGCCAACCCCACGGTGCTCGCCCGCATCAGCGACGACGAGCTGCACGACCTGATGGTCGGCTACGGCCACCACCCGTACGTGTTCACCGGCGGCTACGACGCGGACGAGTCGATGGTCGACGTGCACCGACGCTTCGCGGTGCTGCTCGACGAGGTGCTCGACGAGATCGCGGACATCAAGGCACGTGCCGCCGCCGGCGACACCAGCCGCCCGATGTGGCCGATGATCGTCTTCCGCACCCCCAAGGGCTGGACCGGCCCGGCCGAGATCGACGGCAAGAAGACGACCGGTTCGTGGCGGGCCCACCAGGTGCCGCTCGCCAGCGCCCGGGACACCCCGGAGCACCTGCAGGTGCTCGAGGAGTGGCTGAAGTCGTACCGCGCCGAGGAGCTGTTCGACGCCACCGGCCGCCTCGAGGCGAACATCCGTGCGCTCGCCCCGAAGGGCGACCTGCGGATGAGCGCGAACCCGAACGCGAACGGCGGCGTGCTGCTCAAGGACCTGCGGCTGCCCGACTTCCGTGACTTCGCGGTCGACGTGCCGCACCCCGCCGGCTCGTTCTCCGAGGCGCCCCGGGTGCTCGGCGACTACCTCACCGAGGTGATCCGCCGGAACCCGGACAACTTCCGGATCTTCGGCCCGGACGAGACGGCGTCCAACCGCCTGCAGTCGGTGTTCGGCGTGACGGACAAGCAGTGGAACGCCGAGTACATCTCCCCCGACGTGGACGAGCACATGGCCCGCGCGGGCCGCGTGATGGAGATGCTCAGCGAGCACCAGTGCCAGGGCTGGCTCGAGGGCTACCTCCTGACCGGGCGGCACGGCCTGTTCACCTCCTACGAGGCGTTCATCCACATCGTCGACTCGATGTTCAACCAGCACGCGAAGTGGCTGAAGGTCACCAACGACATCCCGTGGCGCCGGCCGATCGCCAGCCTGAACTACCTGCTGTCCAGCCACGTCTGGAGGCAGGACCACAACGGCTTCTCGCACCAGGACCCGGGGTTCATCGACCACGTGGTCAACAAGAAGGCCGAGGTCGTCCGCGTCTACCTGCCGCCGGACGCGAACACCCTGCTGTCCACCTACGACCACTGCCTCAAGAGCCGGCAGTACGTCAACGTGGTGGTGTCCGGCAAGCAGCCCGCGCCCAACTTCCTCACCATGCAGGAGGCGATCGAGCACACCACCCGGGGCCTCGGCATCTGGGAGTGGGCCGGTACCGAGGTCGCCGGCGAGGAGCCGGACGTGGTGCTGGCGTGCGCCGGTGACGTGCCGACGCTCGAGGTGCTGGCCGCGGCGGACATCCTGCGCCGCGAGCTGCCGGTGCTGAAGGTGCGCGTGGTCAACGTCGTCGACCTGATGCGGCTGCAGGACGAGCGGGAGCACCCGCACGGCATGTCCGACCGGGACTTCGACACGCTGTTCACGGCGGACCGGCCGGTCGTCTTCGCCTACCACGGCTACCCGTGGCTGATCCACCGCCTCACGTACCGCCGCAACGGGCACGCCAACATCCACGTGCGCGGGTACAAGGAGGAGGGCACCACCACCACGCCCTTCGACATGGTG